A single region of the ANME-2 cluster archaeon genome encodes:
- a CDS encoding NAD(P)-binding domain-containing protein, whose product MRIAILGGTGSIGGGLALRWALDHEIIIGSRMYEKAELTADEYRKVLKAASDKSCTISGCLNEDAVTDAEVIVLSVPYEHVA is encoded by the coding sequence ATGAGAATTGCTATCCTTGGCGGAACGGGAAGCATTGGTGGCGGCCTGGCGCTCAGATGGGCTCTGGACCATGAGATCATTATCGGTTCCAGAATGTATGAAAAAGCCGAACTGACAGCCGATGAATACCGTAAGGTGCTGAAAGCTGCATCCGATAAGAGCTGCACCATTTCCGGATGCCTGAATGAAGACGCGGTAACAGATGCCGAAGTAATTGTATTGTCCGTACCCTATGAACATGTTGCAT